A stretch of Pseudoliparis swirei isolate HS2019 ecotype Mariana Trench chromosome 14, NWPU_hadal_v1, whole genome shotgun sequence DNA encodes these proteins:
- the mylz3 gene encoding myosin, light polypeptide 3, skeletal muscle — protein MARDSVFGLRLRFFFSFRPSSSFSAKMTEFSAELVDEFKESFGLFDRVGDSQVGFNQVADIMRALGQNPTNKSVVKILGSPSVDDMANKRINFEAFLPMLKEVDAQPKGSYDDYVEGLRVFDKDGNGTVMGAELRIVLSTLGEKMNEHEIEALMTGQEDENGSIHYEAFVKHIMSV, from the exons ATGGCTCGGGACTCTGTCTTTGGACTTCGGCTtcgcttcttcttttctttccgccCCTCCAGCTCCTTCTCAGCAAAAATG ACCGAGTTCTCAGCGGAGCTGGTCGATG AGTTCAAGGAGTCCTTCGGCCTCTTCGACAGAGTCGGTGACAGCCAGGTGGGCTTCAACCAGGTGGCCGACATCATGCGCGCTCTGGGCCAGAACCCCACCAACAAGAGCGTGGTGAAGATTCTGGGCAGCCCCAGCGTCGACg ACATGGCCAACAAGAGGATCAACTTCGAGGCTTTCCTCCCCATGCTGAAGGAGGTCGACGCCCAGCCCAAGGGCAGCTACGACGACTACGTCGAGGGTCTCCGCGTCTTCGACAAGGACGGCAACGGCACCGTCATGGGCGCCGAGCTGCGCATCGTGCTGTCCACCCTGG GAGAGAAGATGAACGAGCACGAGATTGAAGCCCTCATGACGGGCCAGGAGGACGAGAACGGCAGCATCCACTACGAGG CTTTCGTCAAGCACATCATGTCCGTGTAA
- the lancl1 gene encoding glutathione S-transferase LANCL1 — MDTRAWRNPYHDYDGNPASTQALFDCQGKLTAEFAQRLSSKISELLAVMENGLKSADPRDCTTYTGWAGIALLYLHLHNVFRDDSLLQRALEYVNRSLKCLTRRHDVTFLCGDAGPLAVAAVVYHRLQRVQETDECINRLLQFHQNVVKGAGGLPDELLYGRMGFLYSLVFINQQLGQDRIPLQYIQQISESVLVSGEHLSRKFRVQNHSPLMYEWYQEQYVGAAHGLAGIYYYLMQPGFVCVEEYVHRLVKPSVDHVCRLKFPTGNYPPCIGDDRDLLVHWCHGSPGVVYMLLQAYRAFGVPQYLEDALQCGEVVWHCGLLKKGYGLCHGAAGNAYTFLALYRLTQDPKHLYRACMFADWCMNYGKHGCRTPDTPFSLFEGMAGTIYFLADILQPMKAKFPAFEV, encoded by the exons ATGGACACGAGAGCCTGGAGGAATCCGTATCACGACTATGACGGCAACCCCGCGTCCACACAGGCGCTGTTCGACTGCCAGGGGAAG ctcacGGCGGAGTTCGCCCAGCGGCTGAGCAGCAAGATCAGCGAGCTGCTCGCTGTCATGGAAAACGGGCTGAAGTCGGCCGACCCGAGAGATTGCACCACGTACACCGGCTGGGCAG GCATCGCTCTGCTCTACCTGCACCTCCACAACGTGTTCAGGGACGACTCCTTGCTCCAGAGAGCTCTGGAATACGTCAACCGCAGCCTGAAGTGTTTGACCCGACGTCATGACGTCACCTTCCTGTGCGGGGACGCAGGGCCCCTCGCTGTAGCTGCAGTGGTCTACCATCGCCTGCAGAGGGTGCAAGAGACTGATGAGTGCATCAACAG ACTGCTGCAGTTTCACCAGAACGTGGTGAAGGGAGCAGGCGGGCTGCCCGATGAGCTGCTCTATGGCCGGATGGGTTTCCTCTACTCCCTCGTCTTCATCAACCAGCAGCTGGGGCAGGACAGGATCCCACTGCAGTACATCCAGCAG atCAGCGAGTCCGTGCTGGTGTCAGGCGAGCACCTGAGCAGGAAGTTCCGGGTCCAGAACCACAGCCCTCTGATGTACGAGTGGTACCAGGAGCAGTACGTCGGCGCCGCCCACGGCCTGGCTGGCATCTACTACTACCTCATGCAG cccggCTTTGTCTGCGTGGAGGAGTACGTCCACAGGCTGGTGAAGCCCAGCGTCGACCACGTCTGCCGCCTCAAGTTCCCCACGGGGAACTACCCCCCCTGCATCGGGGACGACCGCGACCTGCTGGTGCACTGGTGCCACGGCTCCCCGGGGGTGGTGTACATGCTCCTGCAGGCGTACAGG GCCTTCGGCGTGCCCCAGTACCTGGAGGACGCCCTGCAGTGCGGCGAGGTGGTGTGGCACTGCGGCCTGCTGAAGAAGGGCTACGGCCTGTGTCACGGTGCGGCGGGCAACGCCTACACCTTCCTGGCCCTCTACCGGCTAACGCAGGACCCCAAGCACCTTTACAGAGCCTGCATG tttgCAGACTGGTGCATGAACTACGGCAAACATGGATGCCGAACACCAGACACTCCCTTCTCACTTTTTGAAG gcATGGCGGGCACCATCTACTTCTTGGCTGACATCCTGCAGCCAATGAAAGCGAAGTTCCCGGCCTTTGAGGTCTAA